In Chrysiogenia bacterium, a single genomic region encodes these proteins:
- a CDS encoding cold shock domain-containing protein — protein sequence MAEQLGEVLWFSKERGFGLIRTGDGADFYVIFEDIAEEPRELEPGELVSFEPGARGTARIARAVRRAKS from the coding sequence ATGGCAGAGCAACTCGGAGAGGTCCTCTGGTTTTCAAAGGAGAGGGGATTTGGCCTGATCCGCACGGGCGACGGAGCTGACTTCTACGTCATCTTCGAGGACATTGCCGAGGAGCCCCGGGAGCTTGAGCCGGGCGAGCTGGTGAGTTTCGAGCCCGGAGCCCGCGGCACCGCCCGCATCGCCCGGGCCGTGCGGCGCGCGAAGTCCTGA